A region of the Vidua macroura isolate BioBank_ID:100142 chromosome 16, ASM2450914v1, whole genome shotgun sequence genome:
CTTGCTCTGAGCTTCCTCGGGATGGGGCACCCTAACCTTGATCCCTACTGGGAGAAACACCAGGAGCTCCTGCTCTTGGAAAATGGGCCGGAGACATTCCCTGCTCTGGTCACTGTGGGTGGGAGGGGGCACGTACTAACCTGTCCCAGACGGATATTCTTGCATGTTTTTGGTGTAAAAGCATGAAATTTAACTTAACATAACTGAGTGTCACATCTGTGGGCTTTCCTTAATCAGCAACCAGAGTACAGCAAGGCAGGCCAAATTCCTAGGCTTAACGCTGTGCTTCTCTCACCTCTTCctgtctgtgtattttttttttttttaagatacatAATTTCTGTCGCCTTTTGCATGACGCTTTCTGTGAGTTTTCTCTTTGCATGCTCCATTGCTTTGGTTTGAATCTCACAAAGGttggtttctttcatttttacattcTCATCacaccttttccttccctccatttgttgggctttttattttgtcctttgttggtttattttattttgcaggtaGAGAAATTAGATCCTCCTTAGCCCTAAGCTTTAGCATAACAGCATCTCTCTAAAACGATGAGCAGCCACTCAGTCCTGTTTGGCAGGCATAGAAATGACATCGCCACCACAATGGCTGGCCCGTCGCCCCGTGCTTGGGTGGGATGTGATGTCATTTGCTGTCACCTCACTTTCTGTTGTTGCTTTTGGTCGGTGGACTGTATTACCTGAACTGTGCACTTTTTGTTTCacgaacaaacaaacaaacttgctaaaaaaaaaaaagcagttcctTTCTCCTCCACCTCGTTCCATctcctcctcatcatcatccttggcatttttcttttgtctgtctgtctccGTTTTACTGctggtgtttctttttcataatttttttgtttctgtttgagtttgggtttattttttttttccatttagccTGTTACTGTACAGCTGTTTTGATGTTGTGGTCAGTGTTTTCTGTTACTGGAAAGCAGTTGTcgctcattaaaaaaaaaaaaaaaaagtcggTTAAACAAACCAAATTGTGCCAAGAACAAATCATCCCAATTGGAGCAGTGGGTAGCAGCCAAGTCGCTGTGAGGAGCTTTTCCATGGCCTGCCTGGCCAGAGGTGTGACACTCAGAAGGGAGAGCCAAGAGTGTTACTAATCTAGtatttaatcaatttttttaagACCGAGGTGGCCACCTCGCCATCAGGTGCCTGGCAGAGGCTCCACAAAGTCAACCAAGACCTCCAAAGCGAGCTGGAAGCCCAATGCCAGCGTCAAGAGGTGATCAATCAGCAGATTCAGTCGCTGAAGCGCAGCTACGCCGAGGCCAAGGACGTGATCCGGCACCACGAGGCCGAGATTCAGAGCCTGCAGGCGAGGCTCAGTAACGCGGCGGCTGAGCTCGCCATCAAGGAGCAGACCCTGGCCAAGCTCAAGAGCGACCTGAGGAGCGAGAAGGAGAAAGCcaaagagcagctggaggagtgGCAGCACGGCGAGGCCGcgctcagctcccagctgaaGGCCAGCGAGCAGAAGCTGAAGAGCGCggaggctctgctgctggagaagaccCAGGAGCTGCGGGACCTGGAGATGCAGCAGGCTCTGCAGCGGGACCACCAGAAGGAAGTGCAGCGGCTCCAGGACAGGATCGCAGACCTCAGCGGGCAGCTGAATGCCAGCGAGCAGGCGCGGGTCCTCAtggaggagaagctgcagaagaaCTATGAGGCTTTGCTGGAGAGCTGCGAGAGGGAGAAGCAGGTTTTGATACGGAGCCTGAAGGAGGTGGAGGACAAGGCCAACGAGTACGAGAATCAGCTGCAGAACAGCGAGCAGCAAATGGAGattctgcagaaggaaaagttgAGCGCCAAGTTCGAAGGCAGCGAGCTCGTTCaccagctggaggagcagctggccATGAAGGAGGCCAGCATCCAAAAACTTGCCGAGCACATCGAGGAACTTGAAAGAGAGAGGGATCAGATCAAGTGCCGGTTCCACGAGCTCATGAATCAGGTGGCCGAGTCGGATAACGAAGTTGCAAAGCTACAAGCAAAGTTGAAAATGGAAGAGACCAACTACCACAATCTGGAGCAGTCGTTCGAGGAGGTGTCGGATCAGTTCCGGGGGGTGCAGGAGGtgctgaaagagaaagaagaagagcTGAGACACGTTAAGGAAATGCATTTGAGAATTGTGGAGAAGAAAGATCAAGATCTCAGTGAGGCTTTGGTTAAAGTGGTTGCTTTAGATAGCAGTTTAGAGGAGACTAAAGTAAAGCtaaaggccaaggaggaggctTTAAAGAAATTAGCTAGTGTGGGCACAGGTCCATGTGCTGAGGAGGCAGAAGACCTTGGCCCCAGTCTTGAGGTGGATGAAAGTCATCCATCCCAACTGGGGCAGGCTCTGCAAACTCAGGATGTCCTCCCAGCTCTGACTTATGCactgaaggaggaggaggatgaggttCTTGATACCAGTCAGAGGCAAGTAGAGGAATTTGGCTCCCCATCGAAAGTTGTAGAGCTCCAGGACCAAGAGTTGGTTCAGAAAGCTTTAGCAAAGCCTGATGTAGGAATCATGGGGGCCAAGAGGCAAAGGATCCGTTTTTCAAGCATCCAGTGTCAAAAATACATCCATCCAGATGGATCAGAGAAAAACTGGACAAGCAGTACCTCTTCAGACACTAGCCAGGACAGATCTCTGTCTGAAGAAAGCATGTCCTCAGAGCCAGCTCTGGGTTACCCCTCATCAGGGACGAGCGATTCTGAGACTTATCTCTCCATCATCCATTCCCTGGAAACCAAACTGTATATCACAGAGGAAAAGCTTAAAGACGTGACGATGAAGCTGGAAAGCCAGCACGGCCATAACCAGGAGACACTCATTGCCCTCCACCATCAGTGGGCCAGCACGGAGTCCCAGCTGCGGGAACAGCTTCAGACCAGCTTGTCCCAAGTCAATGCTTTGATCTCACAGCTGGAGAGCGAGAGGCAGGAAAAGTTCAAGCTCATAGAAAGTCACGTCAGTGAGCTGGGAGGTTTCCAGATGAAAAACGATCAAGCGCTGACTTGCTTAGAGAAGTGCAGGGAGCAGCTAAGATCCTTGCCCAAATCAGACAAGGATAAAGAGGGGGATTTGTTCCTTGTTACTCTGTCCAGCATGGAAACAACTTTATCTAACGCAATCCAAGCCTTGAGCGGAGCGCCTGTCCCATCAGAGTATCAGCAGAGTGAAAGCCTCACCACGGTTAGCCCCGCTCCAGAAGGAGGGGATTTAGAAGAGGAGGACATCTCCAAGGAGCAGCAAGCAGATGTGTTTGACACTGGCCAGCTGAGGTGGCTTTCTGAGAGGGTGGCATTTGAGGCCTCTCTCATCAACCAAATAGCAGAGTCTTTGAAAAATGCAAGCTCTGAGATAGCCCAGCTTCTGAGAGAGATCCAGGGAACAGCTGAGGTGGTTTTGTTGGAGCCAGCAAGTGTTTCTCATACAGCCAATGATTTGGCCAGCATCCTGTctaaaaagctgctgctggaaggggaGTTTTGGAGCAAGgtggaggagctgagagcaCACTTGAGCACTAgagaaggagaagctgagggcAAATCAGAAACAACTTTGGGCATTTCCCCGTGTTTTCTCAGTGCTGTAGCAGATGCTACATTGATCAAGGCAGAACTTGGGTTTGttgcagagaaaatgagagaatCTTTTCATCAGAGGTTAAAAGCAATTGAAGAAGAGCTCCATAATACCAAAacagctctccagcagcacaagtGCATGTTGGAGGAGATCATCAAAGCGTACAGGACTCCTGAGTTTGACAGAGTTATGCACCAGATTTCTGAAGCacttgaaatacaaaaagatGCTTCGGAAAGAACCCAGATCTCTTGGGATGGGAGCCGTCTCCAAATGGTGCCGTGCCAGGAATTAGCCAAGGTGGAGGAGACTGGCAGTGCCCCAGACCGTAGTAGTGAAGTTCTTGTTTCCATTCAGGAAGATCTTGCCCAGCAGCTAAAGGACAAATCCAATATTCTGAAGGAGATATCTGTTGCCTTACTCTCTCTGCCTCCCGAGGAGGCCATGAGAGACTGTCAGAAGCTCCTGAAGATGTCCCAGAGTCTTTCCTACCATTCGTGCATGGGAGACCTGGAGCGTTATTCGTCTTTGTTAGTCCACGATGCCATTGTTCAGGCTCAGGTTTGTTACGCCGCTTGCAAAGTCCGTCTGGAGCACGAGAGGGAGATGAAGTCCTACAAGGAGTCCCTGCAGAGCATGGATGCACTGTGCCAGGAGCGTGTGAAGACAGTGTCTCTCCTGCGGGATGAGTACGAGGAGCTgctcaggaagcagcagggcGAGTACAGCGAGGTGATCGCCGTGCTGGAGAGGGAGAACGCTGACCTCAAGGCAAAGGTGTCCCAGCTGGACAACCAGCGGAGGCTCTTGGAGGAGGAAGGGCACGAGCACAGCAAGAGCTTGAGCGAGCTGCAGGGGCGGTACGAGGAGGAGATCCGAAACGTGATCGAGCAGCTCAACAGGACGGAGGATGCCCTCAAGGCCGAGAGGGTGGAGGGGCTCAACCAGCTGGACGCCGTTGTCCGCGACAAGCAGAACATGGAGCAGTATCACCTGGAGCAGATGCAAACGCTGGAGGAGAAGTTCCAGGCCAAGATCAAGGAGCTGCAGGTCATCCACAGCgaggagctgcaggcactgcaggacCACTACAGCCAGAACCTGCAGCGCCTGCAAGAGACCCTTGATGAGTACCAGAGGCAGCACCCAGAGGCGTCCCCCGCGGTGGCCCCGGgcgctggggacacctgggcagcCGGTGAGGCGGGTGGCACTGGGCAGGACCCCGGCAATGACCCGGACTCCATGCACGGCCTGAGGGAACGcatccaggagctggaggccCAGATGAATGTCATGAGGGATGAGCTGGAGAACAAACATCTGGAGGGGAACGCTTCCACTTTGAGGGAAAAATACCAGAAAGACTTTGAAAACCTAAAGGTCTTGATATGTTTAACattttctgccttctgctgctgagTGTGTGGGAGGGCACGTGCAGTCCCAGGGTTCACTTGCTGATCCAAGGGATATCCCCTGAAAGAGCCAGAATGCTGAAACAAGCCCCAGGGTATTAGCCAGGCCTCTGTAAAGCgtgtttcctttttctccatGCTGGGGTATTCTAAATGCATTGCTGAGGGCTTGGGAAGGTGGATTTCTGGAGGTGGTCTTTGcttggagagggagagaggcagTTTCAAAGTAGCTCGATAACATCTCACCTCCTTCAACATGAAGACCTAAGTGTTTCTCCTTGTACCCAACACGGACATTTTGTTTGTGACTTCCCTTTAAAAGCATTCCTCAGCTCTGTCTTTCCCAGTCTGATCAAATCTCCAGTCTGTCTCTGCTGCCTTCAAAAATGCAGGATGAAATGGAAACTTGATGCTCTCAAAATGTATGTTCCTAGGGAAAGTAGCTGCAAAGAGATACCAAATTCAGTAGCAAAGCAGAGCTCCTCTGCAGGAGGCTGCGAGGACCATGCCGGTGTTGGACATGGTAATTCTGTACAAAACAAAGAGTGCACAGTTCTGGAACACCCAGGTGAGGTGCAGAGAAACCCACTGGTGATGAA
Encoded here:
- the MPRIP gene encoding myosin phosphatase Rho-interacting protein isoform X4 yields the protein MAAKDNPCRKFQANIFNKSKCQNCFKPRESHLLNDEDLNQAKPIYGGWLLLAPEGTDFDNPVHRSRKWQRRFFILYEHGLLRYALDEMPTTLPQGTINMNQCTDVVDGESRTGQKFSLCILTPEKEHFIRAENKEIISGWLEMLIVYPRTNKQNQKKKRKVEPPTPQEPGPAKMAVTSSNIPSAEKVPATKSTLWQEEMRGKDQADGGSSIGPAQSPMQGQAGAASSMKDPVLDSKEEESSMNGDRIDCGRKTRVESGYFSLEKTKQDSKLEEQQLPPPPSPPSPSTPNNRRSQVIEKFEALDIENAEHMETNAPGGAALSSETRQGRSEKRVFPRKRDFTCEGAAVGSILDVSASPLSPHRRAKSLDRRSTESSMTPDLLNFKKGWLTKQYEDGQWKKHWFVLTDQSLRYYRDSVAEEAADLDGEIDLSTCYDVTEYPVQRNYGFQIHTKEGEFTLSAMTSGIRRNWIQTIMKHVRPTTAPDVTSSLPEEKSKTGSSFETGPKPSEKPDAEQAELDTEQKRSRARERRREGRSKTFDWAEFRPIQQALVQERANAADSSSSGSAAFPRDTGAADADPGELERERARRREERRKRFEMIDAVDGAGSEEALRMEVDRILPVPADIKPQNVHVEIEQRWHQVETTPLREEKQIPITPLHLAHADDREEGLTKQHLTTLLEKELEQKQKEALELLEQNRHLQDQLKVALGREQSAREGYVLQTEVATSPSGAWQRLHKVNQDLQSELEAQCQRQEVINQQIQSLKRSYAEAKDVIRHHEAEIQSLQARLSNAAAELAIKEQTLAKLKSDLRSEKEKAKEQLEEWQHGEAALSSQLKASEQKLKSAEALLLEKTQELRDLEMQQALQRDHQKEVQRLQDRIADLSGQLNASEQARVLMEEKLQKNYEALLESCEREKQVLIRSLKEVEDKANEYENQLQNSEQQMEILQKEKLSAKFEGSELVHQLEEQLAMKEASIQKLAEHIEELERERDQIKCRFHELMNQVAESDNEVAKLQAKLKMEETNYHNLEQSFEEVSDQFRGVQEVLKEKEEELRHVKEMHLRIVEKKDQDLSEALVKVVALDSSLEETKVKLKAKEEALKKLASVGTGPCAEEAEDLGPSLEVDESHPSQLGQALQTQDVLPALTYALKEEEDEVLDTSQRQVEEFGSPSKVVELQDQELVQKALAKPDVGIMGAKRQRIRFSSIQCQKYIHPDGSEKNWTSSTSSDTSQDRSLSEESMSSEPALGYPSSGTSDSETYLSIIHSLETKLYITEEKLKDVTMKLESQHGHNQETLIALHHQWASTESQLREQLQTSLSQVNALISQLESERQEKFKLIESHVSELGGFQMKNDQALTCLEKCREQLRSLPKSDKDKEGDLFLVTLSSMETTLSNAIQALSGAPVPSEYQQSESLTTVSPAPEGGDLEEEDISKEQQADVFDTGQLRWLSERVAFEASLINQIAESLKNASSEIAQLLREIQGTAEVVLLEPASVSHTANDLASILSKKLLLEGEFWSKVEELRAHLSTREGEAEGKSETTLGISPCFLSAVADATLIKAELGFVAEKMRESFHQRLKAIEEELHNTKTALQQHKCMLEEIIKAYRTPEFDRVMHQISEALEIQKDASERTQISWDGSRLQMVPCQELAKVEETGSAPDRSSEVLVSIQEDLAQQLKDKSNILKEISVALLSLPPEEAMRDCQKLLKMSQSLSYHSCMGDLERYSSLLVHDAIVQAQVCYAACKVRLEHEREMKSYKESLQSMDALCQERVKTVSLLRDEYEELLRKQQGEYSEVIAVLERENADLKAKVSQLDNQRRLLEEEGHEHSKSLSELQGRYEEEIRNVIEQLNRTEDALKAERVEGLNQLDAVVRDKQNMEQYHLEQMQTLEEKFQAKIKELQVIHSEELQALQDHYSQNLQRLQETLDEYQRQHPEASPAVAPGAGDTWAAGEAGGTGQDPGNDPDSMHGLRERIQELEAQMNVMRDELENKHLEGNASTLREKYQKDFENLKATCERGFAAMEETHQKKIEDLQRQHQRELEKLREEKDRLLAEETAATISAIEAMKNAHREELERELEKSQRSQISSVNADIEALRRQYLEELQSVQRELEVLSEQYSQKCLENAHLAQALEAERQALRQCQRENQELNAHNQELNNRLAAEITRLRTLLTGEGGGEAAGSPLTQGKDAYELEVLLRVKESEIQYLKQEISSLKDELQTALRDKKYASDKYKDIYTELSIVKAKADCDISRLKEQLKAATEAQGEKSPVNTTVSGYDIMKSKSNPDFLKKDRSSVSRQLRNIRSKSLKEGLTVQERLKLFESRDLKKD
- the MPRIP gene encoding myosin phosphatase Rho-interacting protein isoform X5, encoding MAAKDNPCRKFQANIFNKSKCQNCFKPRESHLLNDEDLNQAKPIYGGWLLLAPEGTDFDNPVHRSRKWQRRFFILYEHGLLRYALDEMPTTLPQGTINMNQCTDVVDGESRTGQKFSLCILTPEKEHFIRAENKEIISGWLEMLIVYPRTNKQNQKKKRKVEPPTPQEPGPAKMAVTSSNIPSAEKVPATKSTLWQEEMRGKDQADGGSSIGPAQSPMQGQAGAASSMKDPVLDSKEEESSMNGDRIDCGRKTRVESGYFSLEKTKQDSKLEEQQLPPPPSPPSPSTPNNSCPMHKDSNNRDVGRGAEKSGRPLSFKASRQYTTLADVPKAIRISNREAFQVERKRLERRTRARSPGREEVARLFGNERRRSQVIEKFEALDIENAEHMETNAPGGAALSSETRQGRSEKRVFPRKRDFTCEGAAVGSILDVSASPLSPHRRAKSLDRRSTESSMTPDLLNFKKGWLTKQYEDGQWKKHWFVLTDQSLRYYRDSVAEEAADLDGEIDLSTCYDVTEYPVQRNYGFQIHTKEGEFTLSAMTSGIRRNWIQTIMKHVRPTTAPDVTSSLPEEKSKTGSSFETGPKPSEKPDAEQAELDTEQKRSRARERRREGRSKTFDWAEFRPIQQALVQERANAADSSSSGSAAFPRDTGAADADPGELERERARRREERRKRFEMIDAVDGAGSEEALRMEVDRILPVPADIKPQNVHVEIEQRWHQVETTPLREEKQIPITPLHLAHADDREEGLTKQHLTTLLEKELEQKQKEALELLEQNRHLQDQLKVALGREQSAREGYVLQTEVATSPSGAWQRLHKVNQDLQSELEAQCQRQEVINQQIQSLKRSYAEAKDVIRHHEAEIQSLQARLSNAAAELAIKEQTLAKLKSDLRSEKEKAKEQLEEWQHGEAALSSQLKASEQKLKSAEALLLEKTQELRDLEMQQALQRDHQKEVQRLQDRIADLSGQLNASEQARVLMEEKLQKNYEALLESCEREKQVLIRSLKEVEDKANEYENQLQNSEQQMEILQKEKLSAKFEGSELVHQLEEQLAMKEASIQKLAEHIEELERERDQIKCRFHELMNQVAESDNEVAKLQAKLKMEETNYHNLEQSFEEVSDQFRGVQEVLKEKEEELRHVKEMHLRIVEKKDQDLSEALVKVVALDSSLEETKVKLKAKEEALKKLASVGTGPCAEEAEDLGPSLEVDESHPSQLGQALQTQDVLPALTYALKEEEDEVLDTSQRQVEEFGSPSKVVELQDQELVQKALAKPDVGIMGAKRQRIRFSSIQCQKYIHPDGSEKNWTSSTSSDTSQDRSLSEESMSSEPALGYPSSGTSDSETYLSIIHSLETKLYITEEKLKDVTMKLESQHGHNQETLIALHHQWASTESQLREQLQTSLSQVNALISQLESERQEKFKLIESHVSELGGFQMKNDQALTCLEKCREQLRSLPKSDKDKEGDLFLVTLSSMETTLSNAIQALSGAPVPSEYQQSESLTTVSPAPEGGDLEEEDISKEQQADVFDTGQLRWLSERVAFEASLINQIAESLKNASSEIAQLLREIQGTAEVVLLEPASVSHTANDLASILSKKLLLEGEFWSKVEELRAHLSTREGEAEGKSETTLGISPCFLSAVADATLIKAELGFVAEKMRESFHQRLKAIEEELHNTKTALQQHKCMLEEIIKAYRTPEFDRVMHQISEALEIQKDASERTQISWDGSRLQMVPCQELAKVEETGSAPDRSSEVLVSIQEDLAQQLKDKSNILKEISVALLSLPPEEAMRDCQKLLKMSQSLSYHSCMGDLERYSSLLVHDAIVQAQVCYAACKVRLEHEREMKSYKESLQSMDALCQERVKTVSLLRDEYEELLRKQQGEYSEVIAVLERENADLKAKVSQLDNQRRLLEEEGHEHSKSLSELQGRYEEEIRNVIEQLNRTEDALKAERVEGLNQLDAVVRDKQNMEQYHLEQMQTLEEKFQAKIKELQVIHSEELQALQDHYSQNLQRLQETLDEYQRQHPEASPAVAPGAGDTWAAGEAGGTGQDPGNDPDSMHGLRERIQELEAQMNVMRDELENKHLEGNASTLREKYQKDFENLKATCERGFAAMEETHQKKIEDLQRQHQRELEKLREEKDRLLAEETAATISAIEAMKNAHREELERELEKSQRSQISSVNADIEALRRQYLEELQSVQRELEVLSEQYSQKCLENAHLAQALEAERQALRQCQRENQELNAHNQELNNRLAAEITRLRTLLTGEGGGEAAGSPLTQGKDAYELEVLLRVKESEIQYLKQEISSLKDELQTALRSLKEGLTVQERLKLFESRDLKKD